From Methylobacterium radiodurans, a single genomic window includes:
- a CDS encoding trypsin-like serine peptidase: MRLAAGLVLGTLLALPAAAEEVAVDAGVWPYAAVGKLNVVLGANRRAFCSATLIGPRLVLSAAHCLWDGPRARWVGPQSVHFVAGWRQGTYNAHAIAQRYVTGPGYTFGTAPADFAKDWALIALAEPVDLRPVPLADARAEAARHEIRRAGYSHARAERMSAQGNCAVEDQAEPPLLMHDCRALPGESGSALLRMGESGPAVVGVLVARRPEGTGARSLAVPVRSFRAEAERMRAELSQAR; this comes from the coding sequence ATGAGGCTCGCGGCGGGGCTCGTTCTCGGCACGCTTCTGGCGCTGCCGGCGGCGGCCGAGGAGGTCGCGGTCGATGCGGGCGTCTGGCCCTACGCGGCGGTCGGCAAGCTCAACGTCGTGCTCGGCGCCAACCGCCGCGCCTTCTGCAGCGCGACGCTGATCGGCCCGCGGCTCGTGCTGAGCGCCGCCCACTGCCTCTGGGACGGACCGCGGGCCCGCTGGGTCGGGCCGCAGAGCGTGCATTTCGTGGCCGGCTGGCGCCAGGGCACCTACAACGCCCACGCCATCGCCCAGCGCTACGTCACCGGCCCCGGCTACACCTTCGGCACCGCGCCGGCGGACTTCGCGAAAGACTGGGCCCTGATCGCGCTGGCCGAGCCGGTGGATCTGCGCCCGGTGCCGCTCGCCGACGCGCGTGCGGAGGCAGCCCGCCACGAGATCCGGCGGGCCGGCTACAGCCACGCCCGCGCCGAGCGCATGAGCGCGCAGGGCAACTGCGCGGTGGAGGACCAGGCCGAGCCGCCGCTCCTGATGCACGATTGCCGGGCCCTGCCCGGCGAGTCCGGCTCCGCGCTGCTGCGGATGGGCGAGAGCGGTCCCGCGGTGGTCGGCGTCCTCGTGGCGCGCCGTCCGGAAGGGACGGGTGCCCGCTCGCTGGCCGTCCCGGTCCGCAGCTTCCGGGCCGAGGCGGAGCGGATGCGCGCGGAGCTTTCCCAAGCTCGTTAA
- a CDS encoding cell wall hydrolase, producing the protein MAFILACGSLGGCNTATPSVTGSIPGRKPALAVNDAERDCLGRAMYFESKRSDPEGLLAVGTVVMNRLESAAFPGGICEVVGQPRQFAAGVLTKPMNEPKSLETVADVADKVLAGERHPKVGQAMYFHTAGHRFPYNNMHYVAVAGGNAFYEKRKAGSTAALAYAAAPVAAPVAAPVRQAEQLRLGPARDICTLAALAQADGAG; encoded by the coding sequence TTGGCATTCATCCTCGCGTGCGGCAGCCTCGGCGGCTGCAACACCGCGACGCCCTCGGTCACCGGATCGATTCCCGGCCGCAAGCCCGCACTGGCCGTCAACGACGCGGAGCGCGACTGCCTCGGGCGCGCCATGTACTTCGAGTCGAAGCGCAGCGACCCGGAAGGGCTGCTCGCCGTCGGCACGGTGGTGATGAACCGACTGGAATCGGCCGCCTTCCCGGGCGGCATCTGCGAGGTGGTCGGCCAGCCGCGCCAGTTCGCGGCGGGCGTGCTCACGAAGCCGATGAACGAGCCGAAGAGCCTGGAGACGGTGGCGGACGTCGCCGACAAGGTGCTCGCCGGAGAGCGCCACCCGAAGGTCGGGCAGGCGATGTACTTCCACACCGCCGGGCACCGCTTCCCCTACAATAACATGCACTACGTTGCGGTGGCGGGCGGCAACGCCTTCTACGAGAAGCGCAAGGCCGGCTCGACCGCCGCGCTGGCCTACGCGGCCGCGCCCGTTGCCGCGCCCGTGGCGGCCCCGGTGCGGCAGGCCGAGCAGTTGCGGCTGGGGCCGGCCAGGGACATCTGCACGCTCGCCGCTCTCGCGCAGGCGGACGGGGCCGGCTGA
- a CDS encoding threo-3-hydroxy-L-aspartate ammonia-lyase, with product MREGGATEGLPSYADVARAAERIRGAAHRTPVLTSRTADTRTGGRLFFKAENLQRAGAFKFRGAYNAIAALPEAARRRGVIAYSSGNHAQAIALAARLLDVPATIVMPLDAPAMKVAATRGYGAEIVTYDRYSQDREALGRAIAAERSLSLIPPYDHPDVIAGQGTLALELIEETGPLDILVACLGGGGQLAGCALAAAELMPEARIYGVEPEAGNDGQRSFRDGRIVRIPVPQTIADGAQTTHLGDHTFPIIARHVTDVLTVSDAQLVETMRFFAERMKLVVEPTGCLAAAAVLTGHVDVRDKRVGVVISGGNVDLASFARLIAG from the coding sequence ATGCGTGAGGGCGGGGCGACCGAGGGACTGCCGAGCTACGCCGACGTCGCCCGCGCGGCGGAGCGGATCCGGGGGGCGGCGCACCGCACGCCGGTGCTGACCTCCCGCACGGCCGATACCCGCACGGGAGGCCGGCTGTTCTTCAAGGCCGAGAACCTGCAGCGGGCCGGCGCCTTCAAGTTCCGCGGCGCCTACAACGCCATCGCGGCGCTGCCCGAGGCCGCCCGCCGACGCGGCGTGATCGCCTACTCCTCCGGCAACCACGCGCAGGCGATCGCGCTGGCGGCCCGGCTGCTGGACGTGCCGGCCACCATCGTGATGCCGCTCGACGCGCCCGCCATGAAGGTCGCGGCGACCCGCGGCTACGGGGCCGAGATCGTCACCTACGACCGCTACAGCCAGGACCGAGAGGCGCTGGGCCGGGCCATCGCGGCGGAGCGGTCCCTGAGCCTGATCCCGCCCTACGACCACCCGGACGTCATCGCCGGCCAGGGCACCCTGGCGCTGGAGCTGATCGAGGAGACCGGTCCGCTCGACATCCTGGTCGCGTGCCTGGGCGGCGGCGGCCAACTCGCGGGCTGCGCGCTCGCCGCCGCCGAGCTTATGCCGGAGGCCCGGATCTACGGGGTCGAGCCGGAGGCCGGCAACGACGGCCAGCGCTCGTTCCGGGACGGACGGATCGTGCGGATCCCCGTGCCGCAGACGATCGCCGACGGGGCGCAGACCACGCATCTGGGCGACCACACCTTCCCGATCATCGCGCGTCACGTCACCGACGTACTCACCGTCTCGGACGCCCAGCTCGTCGAGACGATGCGCTTCTTCGCCGAGCGCATGAAGCTCGTGGTCGAGCCGACCGGCTGCCTGGCGGCGGCCGCCGTCCTCACCGGCCACGTCGATGTGCGCGACAAGCGGGTCGGGGTGGTGATCAGCGGCGGCAACGTCGATCTGGCGAGCTTTGCCCGGTTGATTGCCGGATGA
- a CDS encoding CYTH domain-containing protein, producing the protein MRFEIERKFLVAHDGWRAAATGRRSLRDGLVGQFGRGKVRVRLDEDRAWLTVKGARLGISRPEFEYEIPCADAEAMLSNVCVGTVIDKTRHCVPHDGLTWVVDEFGGCLAGIVLAEVELEAEDQPFSRPDWLGGEVTGDLRFRQTTLLHLCRQTDRPVTMADILALPAAL; encoded by the coding sequence ATGCGTTTCGAGATCGAGCGGAAGTTCCTGGTCGCGCATGATGGCTGGCGCGCGGCCGCAACCGGCCGGCGCAGTCTGCGCGACGGGCTGGTCGGCCAATTCGGACGGGGCAAGGTGAGAGTGCGCCTCGACGAGGATCGGGCTTGGCTCACCGTGAAGGGCGCGCGGCTCGGTATCAGCCGCCCCGAATTCGAGTACGAGATTCCCTGCGCCGACGCCGAGGCGATGCTCAGCAATGTCTGCGTCGGCACGGTGATCGACAAGACGCGCCACTGCGTACCCCATGATGGCCTGACCTGGGTCGTGGACGAGTTCGGCGGGTGCCTCGCCGGCATCGTGCTGGCCGAGGTCGAGCTCGAGGCGGAGGATCAGCCGTTCTCAAGGCCCGACTGGCTCGGCGGCGAGGTGACGGGCGATCTGCGCTTCCGGCAGACCACGCTGTTGCACCTCTGCCGCCAGACCGACCGGCCCGTCACCATGGCGGACATCTTGGCCCTGCCCGCCGCGCTCTGA